Proteins encoded in a region of the Oryctolagus cuniculus chromosome 10, mOryCun1.1, whole genome shotgun sequence genome:
- the ATP5F1A gene encoding ATP synthase subunit alpha, mitochondrial, translating into MLSVRVAAAVARALPRRAGLVSKNALGSSFIAARNLHASNTRLQKTGTAEMSSILEERILGADTSVDLEETGRVLSIGDGIARVHGLRNVQAEEMVEFSSGLKGMSLNLEPDNVGVVVFGNDKLIKEGDIVKRTGAIVDVPVGEELLGRVVDALGNAIDGKGPIGSKTRRRVGLKAPGIIPRISVREPMQTGIKAVDSLVPIGRGQRELIIGDRQTGKTSIAIDTIINQKRFNDGTDEKKKLYCIYVAIGQKRSTVAQLVKRLTDADAMKYTIVVSATASDAAPLQYLAPYSGCSMGEYFRDNGKHALIIYDDLSKQAVAYRQMSLLLRRPPGREAYPGDVFYLHSRLLERAAKMNDSFGGGSLTALPVIETQAGDVSAYIPTNVISITDGQIFLETELFYKGIRPAINVGLSVSRVGSAAQTRAMKQVAGTMKLELAQYREVAAFAQFGSDLDAATQQLLSRGVRLTELLKQGQYSPMAIEEQVAVIYAGVRGYLDKLEPSKITKFENAFLSHVVSQHQALLGNIRTDGKISEESDAKLKEIVTNFLAGFEA; encoded by the exons ATGCTGTCCGTGCGCGTAGCCGCGGCCGTGGCCCGCGCCCTTCCCCGGCGGGCCGGACTG GTCTCCAAAAATGCTTTGGGATCATCTTTTATTGCCGCAAGGAACCTTCATGCCTCTAACACGCGTCTTCAGAAGACTG GCACTGCTGAGATGTCCTCTATTCTTGAAGAGCGAATTCTTGGAGCTGATACCTCTGTTGACCTTGAAGAGACTGGGCGTGTCTTAAGTATTGGTGATGGTATTGCCCGAGTACACGGGCTTCGGAATGTTCAAGCAGAAGAAATGGTAGAGTTTTCCTCAGGCTTAAAG GGTATGTCTCTGAACTTGGAGCCCGACAATGTTGGTGTTGTCGTGTTTGGGAATGATAAACTCATCAAGGAAGGAGATATTGTGAAGAGGACAGGTGCCATTGTGGATGTTCCAGTTGGTGAGGAGCTGTTGGGTCGTGTAGTAGATGCCCTTGGTAATGCCATTGATGGAAAG GGTCCAATTGGTTCCAAGACTCGTAGGCGAGTTGGCCTGAAAGCCCCTGGAATCATTCCTCGAATCTCTGTGCGGGAACCAATGCAAACTGGCATTAAGGCTGTGGATAGCTTGGTGCCGATTGGTCGTGGTCAGCGTGAGCTGATTATTggtgacagacagacagg GAAAACATCCATTGCTATTGACACAATTATTAATCAGAAACGTTTCAATGATGGAACTGATGAAAAAAAGAAGCTGTACTGCATCTATGTTGCTATTGGTCAGAAGAGATCCACTGTTGCCCAGTTGGTGAAGAGACTGACAGATGCAG ATGCCATGAAATACACCATTGTGGTGTCAGCTACTGCTTCGGATGCTGCCCCACTTCAGTACCTGGCTCCTTATTCTGGCTGTTCTATGGGAGAGTACTTTAGAGATAACGGCAAGCATGCTTTGATCATCTATGACGACTTGTCCAAACAG GCTGTTGCTTACCGCCAGATGTCGCTGTTGCTCCGCCGGCCCCCTGGTCGTGAGGCCTACCCTGGTGATGTGTTCTACCTACACTCCCGGCTGCTGGAGAGAGCAGCCAAAATGAACGACTCTTTTGGTGGTGGCTCCTTGACTGCGTTACCAGTCATAGAAACACAGGCTGGGGATGTGTCTGCTTACATTCCAACCAATGTCATTTCCATCACTGATGGACAG ATCTTCTTGGAAACAGAGTTGTTCTATAAAGGTATCCGCCCTGCCATTAATGTGGGTTTGTCTGTGTCCCGTGTCGGATCTGCTGCCCAAACCAGAGCTATGAAGCAG GTGGCAGGTAccatgaagctggaattggcgCAGTATCGTGAGGTTGCTGCTTTTGCTCAGTTTGGTTCTGACCTTGATGCTGCCACTCAACAGCTCTTGAGTCGTGGTGTGCGTCTGACGGAGTTGCTGAAGCAAGGACAGTATT ctcccATGGCTATTGAAGAACAAGTGGCTGTTATCTATGCGGGTGTGAGGGGGTACCTTGATAAATTGGAGCCCAGCAAGATCACAAAATTTGAGAATGCTTTCTTGTCGCATGTTGTCAGCCAACATCAAGCCCTGTTGGGTAATATCAG GACTGACGGGAAGATCTCAGAAGAGTCGGATGCCAAGCTGAAGGAGATTGTAACAAACTTCTTGGCTGGATTTGAAGCTTAA